Proteins from a single region of Meles meles chromosome 10, mMelMel3.1 paternal haplotype, whole genome shotgun sequence:
- the RPA3 gene encoding replication protein A 14 kDa subunit, protein MVDVMELPRSRVNASMLAQFIDRPVCFVGRLEKIHPTGKMFILSDGEGKNGTIELMEPLDEEISGIVEVVGRVTAKATIMCASYVQFKEDNHPFDLGLYNEAVKITHEFPQFFPLGVVQHD, encoded by the exons ATGGTGGATGTCATGGAGTTGCCCAGGTCGCGCGTCAACGCCAGCATGCTAGCTCAGTTCATCGACCGGCCGGTCTGCTTCGTAGGAAGGCTGGAAAAG attcatcccactggaaaaatgtttattctttcagatggagaaggaaaaaatggaaccATTGAGTTGATGGAGCCC CTTGATGAAGAAATCTCTGGAATTGTGGAAGTAGTTGGAAGAGTAACGGCCAAGGCAACCATTATGTGTGCATCATATGTCCAGTTTAAAGAAGATAACCATCCTTTTG atctTGGACTTTACAATGAAGCTGTGAAAATTACTCATGAGTtccctcagttttttcctttgGGGGTTGTGCAACATGATTGA